aaggtgaaggagaatcctcagggattctgcagatatggtAAGAGCAAAAAGAGCAGAAGGGACAAAATCTGTACTCTAGAACATCAGAGTGGTAATCCATACGAGAAGACAAAATAGAttggggagattttaatttttttttgccatctgtatttacacaggagatgggcacagagtctatagaagtgaggcaaagcagcatcaactccatggaccctgtacagattacagaggtggaggtgtttgctgtcttaggGCAAATTGCCATGGATGAATCTCCAGGGtgacaagttgttccctgggACTCTGCGGAAGACAGGTGCAGAAAATGTGGGCCCAAGcgcagatatttaaatcattctcagtgacaggtgaggtactggagtattggaggacagccaatgttgttccgctgttcaagAAAAGCTCTAAAATAAACTAAGAAATTATACattggtgagcttgacatcagtagggggaaagttattggaacgtATGTGCTTGaacaggatatataagtatttggatagatgtggactgattaagaataaacagcttggctttgtgcatggtaggtcatgtctaaccaaactaATAGAGTTTCTTGTGGAAGTTATAagtaaagtggatgaaggcaaggcagtggatgttgtctacatggactttagcaaggcagttGACAGAGTCTCAGATGGGAGGTTGGtaaagaaggttcagtcattcagcattcaagatgagatggtCAATTGGATGAGACACTGgttttgggagaagccagagtgtggtagcagatggttgcctctctgactgcaggCCTGTGATGAGTGgttgccacagggattggtgctggatttGGGTGTTGTTTTTCATCTATATCAGTAATCTGATTgttaacatataaccatataacaatcacagcacagatacagtccatctcggcccttctagtctgtgccaaatgcttactgtcacctagtcccaccgatctgcactcagcccacaaccctccattcctttcctgtccacatagctatccattttaactttaaatgacaacatcaaacctgcctcaaccacttctgctggaagctcgttccagtcagctaccactctctgagtaaagaagttccccccatgttactcctaaacttttgccctttaactctcaactcatgtcctcttgtttgaacctcccctactctcaatgcaaaaagcctatccacgtcaactctatctatccccctcataattttaaatacctctatcaagtcccccctcaaccttctatgctccaaagaataaagacccaacttgttcaacctttctctgtaacttaggtgatgaaacccaggtaacattctagtaaatcttctccatactctctctattttgttgacatctttcctataattcggtgactagaactgtacacaatactccaaatttggccttaccaatacctTGAAGAATTTTAACATTACAACCCAACTCCTagactcaatgctctgatttataaaggccagcataccaaaagctttcttcaccgccctatccacatgagattctgccttcagggaactatgcattattatttctagatcccttgctgccttgaggaaaattaaagtggataaatccccgggacctgacagggtgttccctcagaccttgaaggagactagtgttgaaattgcaggggccctggcagaaatatttaaaatgtcgctgtttacaggtgaggtgccggaggattggagagtggctcatgttgttccgttgtttaaaaaaggatcgaaaagtaatccgggaaattataggctggtaagtttaacgtcagtagtaggtaaattattggagggtatactaagagacagaatctacgagcatttggatagacaggggcttattagggagagtcaacatggcttttgtgcatggtaggtcatgtttgaccaatctattggagtttttcaaggaggttaccaggaaagtggatgaagggaaggcagtggatattgtctacatggacttcagtaaggcctttgacaaggtcccgcatgggaggttagttaggaaaattcagtcactaggtatacatggagaggtggtaaattggattagacattggctcagtggaagaagccaaagagtggtagtagaggattgcttctcagagtggagacctgtgactagtggtgtgccacagggatcagtgctggatccattgttatttgtcatctatatcaatgatctggatgataatgtgataaattggatcagcaaatttgctgatgatacaaacattggaggtgtagtggacagtgaggaaggttttcaaagcttgcagaaggttttggagcagctggaaaaatgggctgaaaaatggcagatggagtttaatacagacaagtgtgagatattgcactttggaaggacaaaccaaggtagaacatacagggtaaatggtaaggcactgaggagtgcagtagaacagagggatctgggaatacagatacaaaattccctaaaagtggcgtcacaggtagatagggtcgtaaagaaagcttttggtacattggcctgtATTAATcaaatattgagtataagagctggaatgttatgatgaggttgtataaggcattggtgaggccgaatctggagtattgtgttcagttttggtcaccaaattacaggaaggatattaataaggttgaaagagtgcggagaaggtttacaaggatgttgctgggacttgagaaactcagttatagagaaaggttgaatagattaggactttattccctggagcatagaagaatgaggggagatttgatagaggtatataaaattatgatgggtatagatagagtgaatgcaagcaggctttttccactgaggcaaggggagaaaaaaaaacagaggacatgggctaagggtgatgggggaaaagtttaaagggaacattagtgggggcttcttcaaacagagagtggtgggagtgtggaatgagctgccagacgaggtggtaaatgtgggttctttttcaacatttaagaataaattggacaggtacatggatgggaggtgtatggagggatatggtctgtgttcaggtcagtaggactaggcagaaaatggtccagcacagccaagaagggccaaaaggcctgtttctgtgctgtagtttttctatggtttctatttaccatgtatgtcctattttgattagtcctaccaaaatgtagcacctcacatttatcggcattaaactccatctgccatctttcagcccactcttctaactggcctaaatctctctgcaagctttgaaaacctacttcattatccacaactccacctatctcaatattatctgcatacttactaatccaatttaccaccccatcatccagatcattaatgtatatgacaaacaacattggacccagtacagatccctgaggcacaccactagtcactggcctccaatctgacaaacagttatccaccacagttagctggatcagcaaatttgtggatgacaccaagattgggggtgcagtggacagcaaggaagactatcatggcttgcagtgcgacctggaccagatggaaaaatgggttgagaaatggaaaatggaatttaatgcagactagtgtgaggttttgcactttggtaggacctacgagggtaggtcttacacagtgactggtagggcactgagaagtgttgTTGAagaaagagatctgggaatacaggtctataattcactgaaagtggtgtcacagttagataggggcGGAAAGAAAAATTTCGGCATATTtgccttcataaaccaaagtacAGAGTGCAGGAAATGGATGTTACGTTgatgttgtacaagacattggtgaggcctaatttggagtattgtgtgaagttttgatcACCAaccgacaggaaagatgtaaaagagtttgaaagagttcagagaaaattcacaaggatgttgccaggtctggaggacttgggttataagAAGAGATTGAACAGGTCTgagctttattccttggaacgtagaagattgaggggagatttgatggagatataccacaattatgaggggtatggatgggGCAAATATAAGCTGGCTTTTACCACTaagattgggtgggactataaccagaggccatgggttcagggtgaaaagtgagatgttagggggaacatgaggggaaacttcttcacgtaGATGGTCAtccaagtgtggaatgagcagccagcacaagtgatgcatgtgagcataatttcaacatttaagaggtctGTATAGGTTTCTGGATGGTAGTGGTATGGGAGTAGAAAGTTTAAATAGCTCAGCaccaactcgatgggccaaagggtctatttctgtgttgtacttttctatgactgtgacaAGAATCTGAAATAAAGGTTCACTCAAATTCCTTTTAACACctgtgcagaccaaccatacATCAATTAGGAGATATTTACATGGTGTTAAAACTGTGGCACTTTAAATTAACGGTACgtaaaagaaaatcccagctgcacGTCAACTAAAGGCTATCTGcgtgagagtgtttcagttactgtggggccaggaacccatgtagctcagtgggaacagggaataataccaatggagagagtcaaactgagccaggtcacagattggagatggcagaaatgccccattcttagagcgacaggaagagcatcagagagtttgatggtcatttcagataccagcactgtgcccagttagaagatgatttctctctccaacttgggttgaacctcactgtaacagtgtgatgtcaGATCACACCTTGGCAACTAAaatgatctcatctgaaatgttgtcctacaaccattgatggattttgtatatctttttacaggttaaaaatgacaaggaatttgtctatGGGAATTCAAACACAACACATCGGTTTTGCTGTCTCTCTCTAGATATTTAaaaagtggagcaagggattcaatcgaccatccttcctgctcagactgtggggagggattcactcgatcatctgaccgACTGGCACCCCTGTCATTTTACACGGGGAGAGgacattcacctgctcagacagagggaatggattcactcggtcaactcaactgaaggaacatcagcaagttcacactgggacaaggccattcatctgttctgtgggtgagaagggattcagtcggtgTTCCCACCTGtcgacacaccagtcagttcacactggccagaggctggtcatctgctgaatttgtggggaacgATTCAttcggtcatctgacctaatggctcaccagcgagtccGCACTGGGGagcagccgttcacctgctcagactgtgggaagggattcactaaaTCATCTAaattgaaggtacatcagcgcgttcacactggggagaggccattcatctgctcagactgtgggaagggattcactcagtcatctcagctactgatacatcagtcagttcacactgcagaGAGGGATTTCagctgctcagattgtgggaagagATTCCCTCACTCTTccaccctacagagacaccagtcagttcacactggggagaggccattcacctgctcagtctgtgggaagggattcactcagtcatcccacctgcagagtcaccagcgagttcacactggggagaagccgttcacctgctctgactgtgggaagggattcactaagtcatccaacctacagatacaccagcgagttcacagtggggagagaccattcacctgctcagtctgtgggaagggattcactcaatcttccaccctacagagacaccagcgagttcacactggggagaagccgttcacctgctctgactgTGGAAAGCGATTCACTGAATCATCCACCCTATTGGCACACCAGTcacttcacactggggagtggcggttcacctgctcagaatgtgggaaaggattcagtcAGTCTTCCaaactactggcacaccagtcagttcacaccggggagtggccattcacctgctgtgaatgtgggaagggattcactcggtcatccaaattattggcacaccagcgagttcacactggggagaggccattcacctgctctgaatgtgagaAGGAATTCGCTCGGCCATCTGATCTACagatacaccagcgagttcacactggggagaggccgttcgcctgctgtgaatgtgggaagggattcactcggtcatctcatctactgagacatcagcgagttcacacttgGTAGAGGCTGATCACCTGCTCAGACTTtgggaagagattctctcagccaaatcaaccaaatgtgcatcattgagtttacactggggagaggccattcacctgctcagaatgtgggaagggattcactcagtcatctaacctTGTGACACATTACCTGGTTCACAgtggggagaaagtttcaataagctgcatgctggatatttgtccatcaccgttgctgaatgcaattttgagagtgactgtcggtgctgaacaattattgctgctgctcaccacacccagttctgcaccctggtcactgggcatgggaggagtttcttctgctgcatattcacctttaatgggactggagtttaatattctggatctgagacaaataaatcagttctattttgaACCCTGTCTCTGgtacttagtgaatttataaCACACCTAGTGTACAGTAGAGAGTCAACTCAGGCCAGCTGGGCCCTGCCAGTATTTCAGTTCCATGACAGTCCTTTTAAATCCTCCCCTGTCGCTCTCCCTGTGGTGATGGGTTTcaaacagtcaccactctgtgg
This DNA window, taken from Mobula hypostoma unplaced genomic scaffold, sMobHyp1.1 scaffold_45, whole genome shotgun sequence, encodes the following:
- the LOC134342108 gene encoding zinc finger protein 239-like, whose protein sequence is MAHQRVRTGEQPFTCSDCGKGFTKSSKLKVHQRVHTGERPFICSDCGKGFTQSSQLLIHQSVHTAERDFSCSDCGKRFPHSSTLQRHQSVHTGERPFTCSVCGKGFTQSSHLQSHQRVHTGEKPFTCSDCGKGFTKSSNLQIHQRVHSGERPFTCSVCGKGFTQSSTLQRHQRVHTGEKPFTCSDCGKRFTESSTLLAHQSLHTGEWRFTCSECGKGFSQSSKLLAHQSVHTGEWPFTCCECGKGFTRSSKLLAHQRVHTGERPFTCSECEKEFARPSDLQIHQRVHTGERPFACCECGKGFTRSSHLLRHQRVHTW